The Streptomyces pactum genome contains a region encoding:
- a CDS encoding glycoside hydrolase family 13 protein — protein MTVRSTTRTPDLSSKDPNWWRQAVIYQVYPRSFADADGDGLGDLRGITQRLTHLAALGVDALWLSPFYPSELADGGYDVDDYRDVDPRLGTLDDFDAMAAEAHRLGLKVIVDLVPNHTSHRHAWFREALAAAPGSAARDRYVFRDGRGERGELPPTDWQSVFGGSAWRRVPDGQWYLHLFAPQQPDLNWENEQVRADFRTTLKFWCDRGVDGFRVDVAHALVKDLTEPLRDLGSPELSSEAALAEFAPGTHPFYDRDDVHEVYRDWRKILDAYTPPRMAVAEAWVPGARRALYARPDELGQAFNFEYLQAGWDAAELRGIITGSLADAHAAGASATWVLSNHDVVRHATRLALPPDTDTDAWLLSGGHAPAVDAAAGLRRARAATLLMLALPGSAYVYQGEELGLPEVADLPTEVLQDPIWEQTGHVRKGRDGCRVPLPWTTGGPSYGFGAGAAWLPQPPDFAAYAVEAQDGVAGSTLELYRTALRLRRKLLDGESLTWSDDVPEGVLQFDRSPGWRCVTNLSGRTVDRPAGEVLLSSAPLDDGRVGPDTTVWLGL, from the coding sequence GTGACCGTACGCAGCACCACCCGCACGCCCGACCTGTCGTCCAAGGACCCCAACTGGTGGCGGCAGGCAGTCATCTACCAGGTCTACCCCCGCAGCTTCGCCGACGCCGACGGCGACGGGCTCGGTGACCTGCGCGGCATCACCCAGCGCCTGACGCATCTGGCCGCCCTGGGAGTCGACGCGCTGTGGCTCAGCCCGTTCTACCCGTCCGAACTCGCCGACGGCGGTTACGACGTCGACGACTACCGGGACGTCGACCCGCGCCTGGGGACCCTGGACGACTTCGACGCCATGGCCGCCGAGGCGCACCGGCTGGGCCTGAAGGTGATCGTCGACCTGGTCCCCAACCACACCTCGCACCGCCACGCGTGGTTCCGGGAGGCCCTGGCAGCGGCCCCGGGGTCCGCGGCCCGGGACCGCTACGTCTTCCGGGACGGCCGGGGCGAGCGGGGCGAACTCCCGCCCACCGACTGGCAGTCCGTCTTCGGCGGCAGCGCCTGGCGGCGGGTGCCCGACGGACAGTGGTACCTGCACCTCTTCGCACCCCAGCAGCCCGACCTGAACTGGGAGAACGAGCAGGTCCGGGCCGACTTCCGGACCACGCTGAAGTTCTGGTGCGACCGGGGCGTGGACGGCTTCCGCGTCGACGTGGCGCACGCGCTGGTCAAGGACCTGACCGAGCCGCTGCGCGACCTCGGCTCCCCCGAACTGAGCAGCGAGGCGGCGCTCGCGGAGTTCGCCCCCGGCACCCACCCGTTCTACGACCGCGACGACGTCCACGAGGTCTACCGCGACTGGCGCAAGATCCTCGACGCCTACACCCCGCCCCGCATGGCGGTGGCCGAGGCGTGGGTGCCGGGCGCCCGGCGCGCGCTGTACGCCCGGCCGGACGAGCTGGGGCAGGCCTTCAACTTCGAGTACCTCCAGGCCGGCTGGGACGCGGCGGAGCTGCGCGGGATCATCACCGGGTCCCTGGCCGACGCGCACGCCGCCGGTGCCTCGGCGACCTGGGTGCTGTCCAACCACGACGTGGTCCGCCACGCCACGCGCCTCGCCCTGCCGCCGGACACCGACACCGACGCCTGGCTGCTGTCCGGCGGCCACGCGCCGGCCGTCGACGCGGCGGCCGGGCTGCGCCGGGCCCGCGCGGCGACGCTGCTGATGCTGGCGCTGCCCGGTTCGGCCTACGTCTACCAGGGCGAGGAGCTGGGTCTGCCGGAGGTGGCCGACCTGCCCACCGAGGTCCTCCAGGACCCGATCTGGGAGCAGACCGGGCACGTCCGCAAGGGCCGCGACGGGTGCCGGGTGCCGCTGCCGTGGACGACGGGCGGACCGTCGTACGGCTTCGGCGCGGGTGCGGCGTGGCTGCCGCAGCCGCCGGACTTCGCGGCGTACGCCGTCGAGGCGCAGGACGGGGTGGCGGGCTCGACCCTGGAGCTGTACCGCACGGCCCTGCGCCTGCGCCGCAAGTTGCTCGACGGCGAGTCGCTGACCTGGTCGGACGACGTTCCGGAAGGTGTCCTCCAGTTCGACCGGTCGCCCGGCTGGCGCTGCGTCACCAACCTCTCCGGCAGGACGGTCGACCGGCCGGCCGGGGAGGTGCTGCTGAGCAGCGCACCGCTGGACGACGGCCGCGTGGGCCCGGACACGACGGTGTGGCTGGGCCTGTAG
- a CDS encoding DUF6479 family protein, which translates to MSTATYELLAASSHALNVTIAFIGGLVIAGALIWAVRMGMRVMERESERPHADEHGRLPTTGAVHEEQEAREPDEIPLAADGSPRLMPYQLHHSGSRRGEDQNRRRWLPGSSGAFGSGGPGHV; encoded by the coding sequence ATGAGTACGGCAACGTATGAACTGCTGGCCGCGTCCTCGCACGCGCTCAACGTGACGATCGCCTTCATCGGCGGGCTGGTGATCGCCGGCGCGCTGATCTGGGCCGTACGCATGGGCATGAGGGTCATGGAACGTGAATCCGAACGCCCCCACGCCGACGAGCACGGCCGACTCCCCACGACCGGCGCCGTCCACGAGGAACAGGAGGCGCGGGAACCCGACGAGATCCCGCTGGCGGCGGACGGCAGCCCACGCCTCATGCCGTACCAGCTCCACCACTCGGGCAGCCGCCGTGGCGAGGATCAGAACCGCCGCCGCTGGCTGCCGGGCTCGAGCGGTGCCTTCGGCAGCGGCGGACCGGGACACGTGTGA
- a CDS encoding GAF and ANTAR domain-containing protein: MRVRPSEEPRWPPDGERAAEVIEAQVRGSPPGEVPGLLCETAVRLLPVTGASASLRVEGVPVRLCARGDRATYLAELQATLGDGPCVSAAESGAAVLACDLAAGADAGRWPVFAQQATAVGVRAVYALPLGGDAGCLGTLDLYRDTPGALTGPQLRTARLVAGVMTVAVMALPREETWLDELAGDHDEVYRAVGMIMAQLGVGADEALARLRADAFARGRTAHHVARDVLSHRRRLDRDH; the protein is encoded by the coding sequence GTGCGCGTGCGGCCCAGCGAAGAACCCCGGTGGCCGCCGGACGGGGAACGCGCCGCCGAGGTGATCGAGGCGCAGGTGCGGGGCAGCCCGCCCGGCGAGGTGCCGGGACTGCTGTGCGAGACGGCGGTACGGCTGCTGCCGGTGACCGGCGCGAGCGCGTCGCTGCGTGTCGAGGGCGTGCCGGTGCGGTTGTGCGCCAGGGGTGACCGGGCGACCTACCTGGCGGAGCTCCAGGCCACGCTGGGTGACGGTCCCTGCGTGAGCGCCGCCGAGTCCGGCGCCGCGGTGCTCGCCTGCGATCTGGCGGCCGGTGCCGACGCGGGCCGGTGGCCCGTCTTCGCCCAGCAGGCGACCGCGGTCGGCGTACGGGCGGTGTACGCGCTGCCGCTGGGCGGCGACGCCGGGTGCCTGGGCACCCTCGACCTCTACCGGGACACTCCCGGCGCGCTGACCGGGCCGCAGTTGCGCACGGCACGGCTCGTGGCGGGCGTCATGACGGTGGCGGTGATGGCGCTGCCGCGGGAGGAGACCTGGCTGGACGAACTGGCCGGTGACCACGACGAGGTCTACCGGGCGGTCGGCATGATCATGGCCCAGCTCGGTGTCGGCGCCGACGAGGCCCTGGCGCGCCTGCGCGCCGACGCGTTCGCCCGCGGCCGCACCGCCCACCACGTGGCCCGCGACGTGCTCTCCCACCGCCGCCGCCTGGACCGCGACCACTAG
- a CDS encoding nucleoside hydrolase, producing the protein MTTASGPQQRPIPVIIDCDTGIDDALALLLAVRHPGLDLRAVTCVAGNTDVEGVVRNTLTVLEQAGAPDVPVARGAARPLIEGVRTARHVHGHDGMGDLGLPAPTRAPAGVDAVTLLRREILASPRPVTLIPTAPATNVALLLRTHPEVTANIERIVFMGGAVATGNATPVAEFNVWHDPEAAAILLTAGVPITMYGLDVFQRVIVPGPDVRRLRASAEPGTRLAGELLAHRGPATDEADPGGGLGDAGAVCAVIDPAGLTTHRLPVEVCLAPGPARGQTVVDRRVRPGESELHEGTREQPLVDVALDVDVARYVALYLGAVERRGERRGA; encoded by the coding sequence GTGACGACCGCCTCCGGTCCGCAGCAGCGGCCCATCCCCGTGATCATCGACTGCGACACCGGCATCGACGACGCGCTGGCCCTGCTGCTGGCGGTCCGCCACCCGGGGCTCGACCTGCGCGCGGTCACCTGCGTGGCGGGGAACACGGACGTGGAGGGGGTCGTACGGAACACGCTGACCGTGCTGGAGCAGGCCGGCGCCCCGGACGTCCCCGTCGCCCGGGGCGCCGCCCGCCCGCTGATCGAGGGCGTGCGCACCGCCCGGCACGTGCACGGCCACGACGGCATGGGCGACCTCGGCCTGCCCGCGCCCACCCGCGCCCCCGCCGGCGTGGACGCGGTGACGCTGCTGCGCCGGGAGATCCTCGCCTCCCCGCGTCCGGTCACCCTGATCCCCACCGCCCCGGCGACCAACGTCGCGCTGCTGCTGCGCACCCACCCGGAGGTCACCGCCAACATCGAGCGGATCGTGTTCATGGGGGGCGCGGTGGCCACCGGCAACGCGACGCCGGTCGCCGAGTTCAACGTGTGGCACGACCCGGAGGCCGCCGCGATCCTGCTCACCGCCGGGGTGCCGATCACGATGTACGGGCTGGACGTGTTCCAGCGGGTGATCGTCCCGGGGCCCGACGTACGCCGGCTGCGCGCGAGCGCCGAGCCCGGCACCCGGCTCGCCGGTGAGCTGCTCGCCCACCGCGGCCCGGCCACCGACGAGGCGGACCCGGGCGGCGGCCTGGGCGACGCGGGCGCGGTCTGCGCGGTGATCGATCCGGCCGGCCTGACCACGCACCGGCTGCCCGTCGAGGTCTGTCTGGCCCCCGGCCCGGCCCGCGGCCAGACCGTCGTCGACCGCCGGGTCCGCCCCGGCGAGTCCGAACTGCACGAGGGCACGCGCGAACAGCCGCTGGTGGACGTGGCGCTGGACGTGGACGTGGCCCGGTACGTGGCCCTGTACCTGGGGGCGGTCGAGCGTCGGGGCGAACGCCGAGGCGCGTAG
- the thrS gene encoding threonine--tRNA ligase, whose amino-acid sequence MGLFDTDPLMGAGLPYWLPEGAIVRHTLEEYVREAERRAGYRHVYSPVLGKRELYEISGHWEHYRDDMFPPMELGAEEVVLRPSLCPHHALVYRSRSHSYRELPLRIAELGAMYRSEPSGVLGGLTRVRAIHLNDAHIFCTPDQAAAEARAALGLIRRAHADLGIRAARYRLSLPGPGGKYVADPELWRRATALLEEALDGLPYEAVEGEAAFYGPKIDVQVADAAGRESTLSTVQIDFHQPERFGLRYTGPDGARHRPVMVHRSVIGSVERVVAHLIEAHGGAFPAWLAPVQLVVLPVGEAQRDPAYDLVRRAGDHGLRAEVAGPEHGTLGARVRAARKVPYLAVVGAREAAGGDLVDVRLRDGRRPGRVAGAELLRRIAGRVRARGPELWEPA is encoded by the coding sequence CTGGGTCTGTTCGACACCGACCCACTGATGGGCGCGGGCCTGCCGTACTGGCTGCCCGAGGGCGCGATCGTCCGCCACACCCTGGAGGAGTACGTCCGCGAGGCGGAGCGCCGGGCCGGCTACCGGCACGTGTACTCGCCCGTCCTCGGCAAGCGCGAACTGTACGAGATCTCCGGCCACTGGGAGCACTACCGCGACGACATGTTCCCGCCGATGGAGCTGGGTGCGGAGGAGGTCGTGCTCCGCCCGAGCCTGTGCCCCCACCACGCCCTGGTCTACCGCTCCCGCTCCCACAGCTACCGGGAGCTGCCCCTGCGGATCGCCGAGCTGGGCGCCATGTACCGCTCCGAACCGTCCGGCGTGCTCGGCGGCCTGACCCGCGTACGGGCCATCCACCTCAACGACGCGCACATCTTCTGCACCCCGGACCAGGCCGCCGCCGAGGCCCGCGCCGCCCTCGGCCTCATCCGCCGCGCCCACGCCGACCTCGGCATCCGGGCCGCCCGCTACCGTCTCTCGCTGCCCGGCCCGGGCGGCAAGTACGTGGCCGACCCGGAGCTGTGGCGGCGGGCCACCGCACTGCTGGAGGAGGCCTTGGACGGGCTGCCGTACGAGGCGGTGGAGGGTGAGGCCGCCTTCTACGGACCCAAGATCGACGTGCAGGTCGCGGACGCCGCCGGACGCGAGTCCACCCTCTCCACCGTCCAGATCGACTTCCACCAGCCCGAACGCTTCGGCCTGCGCTACACCGGCCCCGACGGCGCCCGGCACCGCCCGGTCATGGTGCACCGCAGCGTCATCGGCAGCGTGGAGCGGGTGGTCGCGCACCTGATCGAGGCGCACGGCGGGGCGTTCCCGGCGTGGCTGGCACCCGTGCAGTTGGTGGTGCTGCCGGTCGGCGAGGCGCAGCGGGACCCGGCGTACGACCTCGTACGGCGGGCCGGTGACCACGGGCTGCGCGCCGAGGTCGCCGGGCCGGAGCACGGCACCCTCGGCGCCCGCGTCCGGGCGGCGCGAAAGGTGCCGTACCTGGCGGTGGTCGGCGCGCGGGAGGCGGCGGGCGGCGACCTGGTGGACGTACGCCTGCGGGACGGCCGCCGGCCCGGACGGGTGGCCGGCGCGGAACTGCTGCGGCGGATCGCCGGCCGGGTCCGGGCGCGCGGCCCCGAGCTGTGGGAACCGGCGTGA
- a CDS encoding serine hydrolase: MTDTVITGRLHAAFADAGVTGWLHAVDIDSGAQVEAGADQPVCTASVHKVCVLVTLHELAAAGVLDLTEQVECPPAGRTPGPTGLAAMLDPVRLSLRDAAFLMMSVSDNTAADLLLRRVGLDAVNRTTDRLGLTRTRAVYGFGEMLGTMREDAGPAGARALTDPHVITRLRALDPARTNRSTPRDMTRLLSALWRDEACPPEYGAAARRVMALQVWPHRLASGFPFDDVHVAGKTGSLPTLRNEVGVVEYPDGGRYAVAVFTRTAHTAAVLPAADAVIGTAARIAVDALRAP, encoded by the coding sequence GTGACCGACACCGTCATCACCGGCCGCCTGCACGCGGCCTTCGCCGACGCCGGGGTCACCGGGTGGCTGCACGCCGTCGACATCGACTCCGGCGCGCAGGTCGAGGCCGGCGCGGACCAGCCGGTGTGCACGGCCAGTGTCCACAAGGTGTGCGTGCTGGTGACGCTGCACGAGCTGGCGGCGGCCGGGGTGCTGGACCTGACCGAGCAGGTCGAGTGCCCGCCGGCCGGCCGCACCCCGGGGCCCACGGGCCTGGCGGCCATGCTCGACCCGGTCCGGCTGTCGCTGCGCGACGCGGCGTTCCTGATGATGTCCGTCAGCGACAACACCGCCGCCGACCTGCTGCTGCGCCGGGTCGGTCTGGACGCCGTCAACCGCACCACGGACCGGCTCGGCCTCACCCGCACGCGGGCGGTGTACGGCTTCGGCGAGATGCTGGGCACCATGCGCGAGGACGCCGGGCCGGCCGGCGCCCGGGCCCTGACCGACCCGCACGTCATCACCCGGCTCCGCGCACTGGACCCGGCCCGCACCAACCGCAGCACCCCCCGCGACATGACGCGCCTGCTCTCGGCGCTCTGGCGGGACGAGGCGTGCCCGCCCGAGTACGGCGCCGCCGCGCGCCGCGTCATGGCCCTCCAGGTCTGGCCGCACCGCCTGGCCTCGGGCTTCCCCTTCGACGACGTCCACGTGGCCGGCAAGACCGGCAGCCTGCCGACCCTGCGCAACGAGGTCGGCGTCGTCGAATACCCCGACGGCGGCCGCTACGCCGTGGCCGTCTTCACCCGAACCGCCCACACCGCGGCCGTCCTCCCGGCGGCGGACGCGGTGATCGGCACGGCGGCCCGGATCGCGGTGGACGCGCTGCGGGCGCCGTGA
- a CDS encoding right-handed parallel beta-helix repeat-containing protein → MTAPLTADAHEYDLAGDGAADDRPALQRLVDALGDATASDGRPRTVRVPAGRYVIRDRPVLWRSGVSLIGAGRGATCFVLCNPGAPTRPVPLAWFTTAQHGAGRDNHIADVTFAHFEIDGSRVRTEEYEVLAKGLGLQYVLRGRFTDLYIHDTAATGFGCDFLQDTVVEGVLAERCGRQDPGEKMGGAGIGIGVGGWGPVERLAVTDCTATGNGTNGIFLELQQDHWVPPRGIRVTACHTEDNRYGVSDWGADGLLVTGCTMLGNHVAGFDVSAQGTTGVGGRGGIVTGCVIDGNAGDGIALGNTPGPYAFRGNRVGGNGRYGYWQHNLAGGDQEPATDIVLESNDIHDNALDGIRLDAPLHEPAIFGNRIRNNGRRAAPGTRGGGAGVGCGPLSLTDENADWLPGGHRGKRLTVGGHPDGGTAGDTVAGAAVGADGGTAGGAAAGAAGGADGGTAGGTAAGAAGGADGGSAGGADGGTAGGTEVATTPEVTAVVTDNTATELTLAPERPGAATAWPDGTPAPGAAYRLPDAPAPRTGLTAAAAVTHPYVHGNRVRDDGHPRTQIHALWIAHEASWTGGRVSGNDFGGNASAATRFDSAPSGGRWRDNDG, encoded by the coding sequence ATGACCGCACCGTTGACGGCCGACGCCCACGAGTACGACCTGGCCGGGGACGGCGCCGCCGACGACCGGCCGGCGTTGCAGCGACTGGTGGACGCGCTGGGTGACGCCACCGCCTCGGACGGGCGGCCGCGCACCGTGCGCGTGCCCGCCGGGCGGTACGTGATCCGCGACCGGCCCGTGCTCTGGCGCAGCGGCGTCTCGCTGATCGGTGCCGGGCGCGGCGCCACCTGCTTCGTGCTGTGCAACCCCGGTGCCCCGACGCGGCCGGTGCCGCTGGCCTGGTTCACCACCGCCCAGCACGGTGCCGGACGGGACAACCACATCGCCGACGTGACCTTCGCCCACTTCGAGATCGACGGCTCGCGGGTGCGGACCGAGGAGTACGAGGTGCTGGCCAAGGGGCTCGGGCTCCAGTACGTGCTGCGCGGACGCTTCACCGACCTGTACATCCACGACACCGCCGCCACCGGCTTCGGGTGCGACTTCCTCCAGGACACCGTCGTCGAGGGCGTGCTGGCCGAGCGGTGCGGCCGGCAGGACCCCGGCGAGAAGATGGGCGGCGCGGGCATCGGGATCGGGGTCGGCGGCTGGGGGCCGGTCGAACGGCTGGCGGTGACCGACTGCACCGCGACCGGCAACGGCACCAACGGCATCTTCCTCGAACTCCAGCAGGACCACTGGGTACCGCCCCGCGGCATCCGCGTCACCGCCTGCCACACCGAGGACAACCGCTACGGCGTCTCCGACTGGGGCGCCGACGGCCTCCTGGTCACCGGCTGCACGATGCTCGGCAACCACGTCGCCGGGTTCGACGTCTCGGCGCAGGGCACGACCGGCGTCGGCGGGCGCGGCGGCATCGTCACCGGATGCGTGATCGACGGCAACGCGGGGGACGGGATCGCGCTCGGCAACACCCCGGGGCCGTACGCCTTCCGCGGCAACCGGGTCGGCGGCAACGGGCGGTACGGCTATTGGCAGCACAACCTGGCCGGCGGCGACCAGGAGCCCGCCACGGACATCGTCCTGGAGTCCAACGACATCCACGACAACGCCCTGGACGGGATCCGCCTGGACGCCCCGCTGCACGAGCCGGCGATCTTCGGCAACCGGATCCGGAACAACGGCCGTCGTGCCGCGCCCGGGACGCGAGGGGGCGGCGCGGGCGTGGGCTGCGGGCCGCTGTCCCTGACCGACGAGAACGCCGACTGGCTCCCCGGCGGCCACCGCGGCAAGCGCCTGACGGTCGGCGGCCACCCCGACGGAGGCACCGCCGGGGACACCGTCGCGGGCGCGGCCGTGGGCGCAGACGGAGGTACCGCCGGGGGCGCAGCCGCGGGTGCGGCCGGGGGCGCAGACGGGGGCACTGCCGGGGGCACAGCCGCGGGTGCGGCCGGGGGCGCAGACGGGGGCTCCGCCGGGGGCGCAGACGGGGGCACTGCCGGGGGCACCGAGGTGGCCACCACCCCGGAGGTCACAGCCGTCGTCACCGACAACACCGCCACCGAACTCACCCTCGCCCCGGAACGCCCGGGCGCGGCAACGGCCTGGCCCGACGGCACCCCCGCGCCCGGCGCCGCCTACCGCCTCCCGGACGCCCCCGCCCCGCGCACCGGCCTCACCGCCGCCGCCGCCGTGACCCACCCGTACGTGCACGGCAACCGGGTCCGGGACGACGGGCACCCGCGCACCCAGATCCACGCCCTGTGGATCGCGCACGAGGCCTCCTGGACCGGCGGCCGGGTCTCGGGCAACGACTTCGGCGGCAACGCGTCGGCGGCGACCCGCTTCGACTCGGCCCCGAGCGGCGGCCGCTGGCGTGACAACGACGGCTGA